From the Luteolibacter rhizosphaerae genome, one window contains:
- a CDS encoding UDP-N-acetylmuramoyl-L-alanyl-D-glutamate--2,6-diaminopimelate ligase — translation MILRDLIALFDRPLATGNLDVEVSAVTSDSRLVGPGTVFVAVRGESRDGRMFIPTALENGAVAIVADSASETGHPEEVAYVHVNDTRRALAVAAAAVAGEPSKKLKLVGVTGTNGKTTTAFLIHHLMKRSWHRAGLLGTVLVDDGEEATPANFTTPGPVELNGFLARMADHGCRGAAMEVSSHGIDQLRVHGIAFDAAIFSNLTQDHLDYHGTLDAYAATKFSWFESLAADPLGKKPVAVINTDDGYGEKLVALLGDKLPMIRYGFNVHCDFRANNFKQSARGMEFELTAKGKSYLVRSPLIGRFNVYNTLAALAGASAVKVPLREAVAAMAEAPQVPGRMEHCGTRDGVSVFVDYAHTPDALENACRTLKELNPSRLITVFGCGGDRDRGKRPLMGHAAATYSDACILTSDNPRSEDPEAILKEIEAGMGSARYRSVVDRAEAIRIAIHAAGKGDIVLIAGKGHEPYQQFADRTIDFDDRREARRALAERPEEPRKR, via the coding sequence GTGATCCTACGCGACCTCATCGCCCTGTTTGACCGCCCGCTCGCCACGGGCAATCTCGACGTCGAAGTTTCCGCCGTCACCTCGGACTCACGCCTGGTAGGACCGGGGACCGTATTCGTAGCCGTGCGCGGCGAGAGCCGGGACGGGCGCATGTTCATCCCGACAGCCTTGGAGAACGGGGCGGTGGCGATCGTCGCCGATTCCGCTTCCGAGACCGGGCATCCGGAGGAGGTGGCGTATGTCCATGTCAACGATACCCGTCGCGCGCTGGCAGTCGCCGCCGCGGCCGTGGCCGGCGAGCCATCGAAGAAGCTCAAGCTGGTCGGCGTGACCGGCACCAACGGCAAGACCACCACCGCATTCCTGATCCATCACCTGATGAAGCGCAGCTGGCACCGTGCCGGACTGCTGGGCACCGTGCTGGTGGACGACGGTGAAGAAGCGACGCCCGCGAACTTCACGACGCCGGGCCCGGTGGAGCTGAATGGTTTCCTCGCCCGCATGGCGGACCACGGTTGCCGCGGTGCCGCCATGGAAGTGTCCTCGCACGGCATCGATCAACTGCGCGTCCACGGGATCGCCTTCGATGCCGCGATCTTCAGCAATCTCACGCAGGACCATCTGGACTACCACGGCACGCTGGATGCCTATGCGGCCACGAAGTTTTCCTGGTTCGAATCGCTCGCCGCGGATCCGCTCGGCAAGAAGCCGGTGGCGGTGATCAACACGGACGACGGCTACGGCGAGAAACTGGTGGCCCTGCTGGGCGACAAGCTGCCGATGATCCGCTACGGCTTCAACGTTCACTGCGACTTCCGCGCGAACAACTTCAAGCAGAGCGCCCGCGGGATGGAGTTCGAACTGACGGCGAAGGGCAAATCCTATCTGGTGCGCTCGCCGTTGATCGGACGCTTCAACGTTTACAACACGCTGGCCGCATTGGCCGGGGCGAGTGCGGTGAAGGTGCCGCTGCGCGAAGCGGTGGCGGCGATGGCCGAGGCTCCGCAAGTGCCGGGCCGGATGGAACACTGCGGGACCCGCGATGGCGTGAGCGTCTTCGTGGACTACGCCCACACCCCGGACGCGCTGGAGAATGCCTGCCGCACGCTGAAGGAATTGAATCCTTCCCGCCTGATCACGGTCTTCGGCTGCGGTGGCGACCGCGACCGCGGCAAGCGCCCGCTGATGGGCCACGCCGCCGCGACCTACAGCGATGCTTGCATCCTGACTTCCGACAACCCGCGCAGCGAAGATCCCGAGGCGATCCTCAAGGAGATCGAGGCAGGGATGGGCAGCGCCCGCTACCGTTCGGTGGTGGACCGCGCTGAGGCGATCCGCATCGCGATCCACGCTGCGGGGAAGGGCGACATCGTCCTGATCGCGGGCAAGGGTCACGAGCCCTACCAGCAATTCGCCGACCGCACGATCGACTTCGACGACCGCCGCGAGGCGCGCCGCGCGCTTGCCGAACGTCCTGAAGAACCCCGCAAGCGATGA